One genomic segment of Bifidobacterium breve DSM 20213 = JCM 1192 includes these proteins:
- a CDS encoding ABC-2 family transporter permease → MTHANAVNPATNPAINPAANPAAGPSHAAMPRAHAAGRRRPSVWAAFRWETRKAGNLWYWIVTVLFDAIGMFNGWSQYTGYQAEFARQGVTWAAIWGQAILLPSMVFMPVLVAAFAAQVEANEHRGRNWQRLNAAGTVNAAIAGKMLHGLAASALTVLVFEAEFILVGRFAAGFDLAQLGPFLLRGIPLTLSVWAIMTLTQAVSAKAESFAGTMSVMMVLTIGGCALSLAAPAIAGPYPLALITSASAARDLANIASPASMLASTTAAAIWTAISALIFHRLAKQAV, encoded by the coding sequence ATGACACACGCAAACGCAGTGAACCCGGCAACCAATCCGGCAATCAACCCGGCCGCCAATCCAGCTGCCGGCCCGAGCCATGCCGCGATGCCCCGCGCGCATGCGGCGGGACGCCGCAGGCCGTCCGTGTGGGCGGCGTTCCGCTGGGAGACGCGCAAGGCCGGCAACCTGTGGTACTGGATCGTGACCGTCTTGTTCGACGCGATCGGCATGTTCAACGGGTGGAGCCAGTACACCGGCTACCAGGCGGAGTTCGCCAGGCAGGGCGTGACCTGGGCCGCGATCTGGGGTCAGGCGATCCTCCTGCCGAGCATGGTGTTCATGCCGGTGCTTGTGGCCGCGTTCGCCGCGCAGGTCGAAGCCAACGAGCATCGAGGCCGCAACTGGCAGCGGCTGAACGCCGCCGGCACCGTGAACGCGGCGATCGCCGGCAAGATGCTGCACGGGCTCGCGGCTTCGGCGCTGACCGTTCTCGTGTTCGAGGCAGAGTTCATCCTCGTCGGACGCTTCGCCGCCGGATTCGACCTCGCGCAGCTCGGCCCGTTCCTGCTGCGCGGTATCCCGCTGACCCTGTCGGTATGGGCGATCATGACGCTCACGCAGGCCGTGAGCGCGAAGGCCGAATCGTTCGCGGGCACGATGAGCGTGATGATGGTCCTGACCATCGGCGGATGCGCGCTGAGCCTGGCCGCCCCGGCCATCGCCGGGCCGTATCCGCTCGCCCTGATCACCAGCGCCTCCGCCGCCCGCGACCTCGCGAACATCGCCAGCCCGGCATCCATGCTCGCCTCCACGACCGCCGCCGCCATCTGGACCGCCATCAGCGCCCTGATCTTCCACCGGCTCGCCAAACAAGCCGTCTGA
- a CDS encoding sensor histidine kinase, with protein MTAKTGNDKRHAVTGLIGHVAAFWRSSPVARMVAPILCLCYDVMMLTRIVFTHGGGDSAAMKLLEHQWGIPVLAILCALSVVALLFRIRMPFAILCAICGLYLCACLIQAEPYLMLPLLFAVYTSTALAATAERAIAGMVLSGLSIVCGLWIATFPALQTDILLPESLLASMTAILALWSRNISQRRKGAALVEAQQQRSLELEQERDEERRRADVAAELHDSVGHNLTAIIALTEGLEGLTQEPVEGAIKSINNLARQSLGDTREAVRKLSSPVTLRKTKTGTVELCSWNDINPILQHARDIGIAAILTETGRRPDDLAQADLCFRVSREAVTNTMRHGKNITRIVVSWDHLDNGELHITVRDDGKPTLNKDNRAKGTGFGLAGLVTEVTRVGGHLHYGSSSGQGWTVSAIIPQQKRPYIPVQEGNDD; from the coding sequence ATGACCGCAAAAACCGGAAACGACAAGCGCCACGCGGTTACCGGCCTGATCGGCCACGTGGCCGCGTTCTGGCGGTCCAGCCCGGTCGCGCGCATGGTCGCGCCGATACTGTGCCTATGCTACGACGTGATGATGCTCACCAGAATCGTATTCACCCATGGCGGGGGCGATTCGGCAGCCATGAAACTGTTGGAGCATCAATGGGGAATCCCCGTACTCGCCATCCTATGTGCCTTATCTGTTGTGGCGCTGTTGTTCCGTATCAGAATGCCGTTCGCTATTTTGTGTGCCATATGCGGATTGTATCTATGCGCTTGCTTGATTCAAGCGGAGCCATATCTGATGTTGCCTCTCTTGTTTGCCGTCTACACGTCTACAGCCTTGGCCGCGACCGCTGAACGTGCCATTGCGGGAATGGTTTTGTCGGGATTGTCAATCGTTTGCGGCCTCTGGATTGCGACCTTCCCCGCCTTGCAGACTGATATACTTCTGCCCGAGTCCCTCCTTGCGTCGATGACCGCTATTTTAGCTCTTTGGTCGCGCAACATCAGTCAGCGGCGGAAGGGAGCGGCCTTGGTGGAAGCTCAACAGCAACGAAGCCTGGAATTGGAACAGGAACGCGATGAAGAACGTCGGCGGGCGGACGTCGCAGCCGAACTGCATGACAGCGTGGGCCATAATCTCACCGCTATCATTGCACTTACTGAAGGCTTGGAGGGATTGACACAGGAGCCGGTGGAAGGCGCTATAAAGAGTATCAATAACTTAGCTCGGCAAAGTCTAGGTGATACACGCGAGGCGGTACGGAAACTTTCATCTCCGGTGACGTTACGGAAAACAAAAACAGGAACGGTGGAACTGTGCAGCTGGAATGATATAAACCCGATTCTTCAACATGCTCGTGATATTGGAATCGCCGCCATTCTGACCGAGACAGGAAGGCGTCCAGACGATCTAGCCCAAGCTGATTTATGCTTCCGAGTGAGTCGTGAGGCTGTCACAAACACAATGCGCCATGGGAAAAATATAACGCGAATTGTGGTTTCATGGGATCATCTGGATAATGGGGAACTCCATATAACAGTGCGTGATGATGGTAAGCCAACGCTGAACAAAGATAACCGCGCTAAGGGGACCGGTTTCGGGCTTGCTGGCCTAGTGACTGAAGTTACGCGGGTCGGCGGGCACCTTCACTATGGCTCATCATCAGGGCAGGGGTGGACTGTTTCAGCCATTATTCCACAGCAAAAACGTCCATATATTCCTGTGCAGGAGGGAAACGATGATTAA